In one window of Janthinobacterium sp. 1_2014MBL_MicDiv DNA:
- a CDS encoding polyhydroxyalkanoic acid system family protein, producing the protein MADINIVQQHKLTAVKAREAAQQVADKLAQEYDLACAWDGDVLRFERSGVDGSLTLEKEQAQLQIKLGFMLSAFASTIEGKIAEKMRKVFTEPA; encoded by the coding sequence ATGGCGGATATAAATATAGTTCAGCAACATAAGCTGACAGCGGTAAAGGCGCGTGAAGCGGCGCAGCAAGTGGCCGACAAGCTGGCCCAGGAATATGACCTGGCGTGCGCCTGGGATGGCGACGTGCTGCGTTTCGAGCGCAGCGGCGTCGATGGTTCGCTGACGCTTGAAAAAGAGCAGGCGCAACTGCAAATCAAGCTGGGTTTCATGCTCAGCGCCTTCGCCTCCACGATTGAAGGCAAGATCGCCGAGAAGATGCGTAAGGTGTTTACCGAGCCAGCCTGA